From the Polaribacter tangerinus genome, the window GTTTTGTAGCATATTTTTCGAATTCTTTTCCGTAATCCATTGTATAAATCTTTTAATATTTGTACTGTAAAGATAAGAACTATTTCTTTATGAAATAGTTCGGTTTGTTGGCTAAAAAAACCTGAACTGTTAATTCAGGTTTTTAAAATTTATAAGATGTAAACAAGGCAACATTTAACAAATATTAAACGATTGCTTGTTACTAAATCTTATTTATATACTTCTTTTACAAAATCTTCATAAGAAACTTCTTTCGACTTAAAAGTCATATTTTCCTTATAAAAAGTCAATAATTTTTGACTAATTAATTGAGATTGTAATTTTTGTGCTTCGTCTTGATTTTGTAAAATTCTGCCAGCAATATCATCCAACTCTTTTTCTTCTGGATTCATATTACCAAATTGTGCCATTTGAGTTCTAATAAATCCTTTGGCATAATCTACCAATTCTTTATAATCTATTTTGATGTCGTTATCTTTCATAATCTTACCTTCTATAAGTTGATAACGCAATCCTTTTTCTGATCTTTCAAATTCTGCAGCTGCCTCTTCTGCTGTTAATGGTTTTTCTCCTGCTGTTTGTAACCATTTTTTTAAAAAATCTGCCGGTAAATCAAACTTTGTATTTTCTACCAAATGTTCTGTAACAGCGTTTAATAATTGCTGATCTCCTTGCTGATTAAATTGCTTTTCTGCATCTTCTTTAATCTTTTCTTTTAACTCAGAAACTGATTTTACACTTCCATCAGAAAATAATTTATCGAACAGTTCCTGGTCTAAATCTGCAGGGTCTGTTTTGGTAATTTCTTCGATTGTAAAAGTAACTTTAATGTCTAACCCTTTTACATCTTCTTCAGAAACTCCTAAAAGGTGTTGCAACTTATTTTCGTCTTCAAAAAGTTTTTTTGTTTCTAAAGTTAATACATCGCCAACTTTTGCACCTAATACTAACTTCTCGTTCTTTTTACCTTTTAAATCGCTTACTAAAAAAGTACCTTTTTTATTAATTTCTTTTTCTTCATTTACAAAAGTTCCTGTAATATTTGCCTCTCTAGTTGCTTCATCTAAACTAGACATTTTACCGTAACGCTTCTGAATATTTTTTACCTCTTCCTCGAGTAAATCGTCGGTTGCAATAATATTGTATGCTGTAACTTTTTTCTTAGACTTTAAATCTACGGTAAATTCTGGAGCAAGACCTAATTCAAATTCAAAAGAAAATTTATCGGCATCCCAGTTAAAATCGTCTTTAATTCTTGGTAACGGATTTCCTAAGATATCTAACTTTTCTTCTGTTAAAAACTTATTTAAAGATTCTTGTAAAAGCTTATTTACTTCGTCTATCATAATTGATTTTCCGTATTGCTTTTTTATCATTCCCATTGGAACATGCCCTTTTCTAAAACCAGGAATATCTGCTTTTTTATGGTAATCTGTAAGTAACTTATCTACTTTTTCTTGATAGTCTTCTGCAACAATATCAACTTTTACCACTGCGTTTAACGCATCTATGTTCTCTTTTGTAATATTCATTTCTTTGTATATTAATCTTAAAAAAT encodes:
- the tig gene encoding trigger factor, whose translation is MNITKENIDALNAVVKVDIVAEDYQEKVDKLLTDYHKKADIPGFRKGHVPMGMIKKQYGKSIMIDEVNKLLQESLNKFLTEEKLDILGNPLPRIKDDFNWDADKFSFEFELGLAPEFTVDLKSKKKVTAYNIIATDDLLEEEVKNIQKRYGKMSSLDEATREANITGTFVNEEKEINKKGTFLVSDLKGKKNEKLVLGAKVGDVLTLETKKLFEDENKLQHLLGVSEEDVKGLDIKVTFTIEEITKTDPADLDQELFDKLFSDGSVKSVSELKEKIKEDAEKQFNQQGDQQLLNAVTEHLVENTKFDLPADFLKKWLQTAGEKPLTAEEAAAEFERSEKGLRYQLIEGKIMKDNDIKIDYKELVDYAKGFIRTQMAQFGNMNPEEKELDDIAGRILQNQDEAQKLQSQLISQKLLTFYKENMTFKSKEVSYEDFVKEVYK